A window of Fodinibius salinus contains these coding sequences:
- a CDS encoding DUF6940 family protein, whose protein sequence is MFKFQDKILAEDRSIKYHINYKDKRVSFRQFIDLLQSDNDFRSFFIELLSNVPFDAYHWETPPVTKATTEQPFQFVVTNSPGIDLAPDVGPFAQYFGEDDQVSIFDNLGGDAKLIAPAPTHPEKNYSHIGVFTEQAPLEQQKTLWQRVGQVTEAELSDQPIWLNTAGGGVAWLHVRFDSAPKYYRHRPYRYFN, encoded by the coding sequence ATGTTTAAATTCCAGGATAAAATACTAGCTGAGGATAGATCCATAAAATATCATATAAACTATAAAGATAAGAGGGTTAGTTTTAGGCAATTTATAGATTTACTGCAAAGTGATAATGATTTTCGATCTTTCTTTATCGAATTGTTGTCCAATGTGCCGTTTGATGCCTACCACTGGGAGACACCACCGGTAACCAAGGCTACTACCGAACAGCCGTTTCAATTCGTAGTCACTAATAGTCCCGGCATAGACTTAGCGCCGGATGTAGGGCCTTTTGCACAGTACTTTGGTGAGGATGATCAGGTATCAATATTTGATAATCTTGGAGGTGATGCTAAGCTGATAGCTCCTGCTCCGACCCATCCAGAGAAAAACTATTCACATATTGGTGTTTTTACCGAACAAGCACCTCTGGAACAGCAGAAAACGTTGTGGCAGCGAGTAGGGCAGGTAACTGAAGCAGAGTTATCCGATCAGCCGATTTGGCTAAATACCGCGGGTGGGGGTGTGGCATGGTTGCATGTACGATTCGATTCTGCACCTAAATACTACCGGCATCGTCCTTATCGATATTTTAATTGA
- a CDS encoding LEA type 2 family protein: MKKSAILIAIILFLSSCQTLEELADVQKPRLSVDDVRVTGFNFNEIELTYNIKIDNPNPVSLQMVGYDYNLDINGNSFIQGDQQEGINIEASGVSMFEVPITVNFNELYRSIKGLAQKDESSYRFISHLAFDMPTLGRTEIPVGKQGSIPMLKLPKLSVENIAVNSLSLSGADIGLKLQIDNPNGFGMNVDVLQYDFAVNGSQWASGDALANTQIRQNGITELNIPISLDIGQIGRSAYRVISGDQSLNYKLDGNLKFKALHSLLGNSNLGINKSGQIPISR, from the coding sequence ATGAAAAAATCTGCTATTCTAATCGCTATTATTCTCTTCCTGTCAAGCTGCCAAACTCTTGAAGAACTAGCCGATGTCCAAAAACCTCGGTTGTCTGTTGATGACGTCCGTGTTACCGGCTTCAATTTTAATGAAATTGAGCTTACCTATAATATTAAGATTGATAACCCCAATCCTGTTTCTTTACAAATGGTAGGCTATGATTACAATCTGGATATCAACGGCAATTCCTTTATTCAGGGAGATCAGCAAGAAGGAATAAATATTGAAGCTTCCGGAGTAAGCATGTTTGAGGTGCCGATAACAGTAAACTTCAATGAACTATATCGTTCTATTAAGGGACTAGCACAAAAGGATGAATCATCATACCGCTTTATAAGTCACTTGGCATTCGATATGCCGACACTGGGGCGAACAGAGATCCCGGTCGGAAAGCAAGGGTCTATTCCGATGCTAAAACTTCCCAAATTAAGTGTAGAGAATATAGCTGTTAACAGCCTAAGTCTCAGCGGCGCCGATATTGGTCTAAAACTACAAATTGATAATCCCAATGGTTTTGGGATGAATGTGGATGTCCTACAATATGATTTTGCAGTCAACGGCAGCCAATGGGCTTCAGGAGATGCGCTTGCAAATACTCAAATTCGACAAAATGGGATTACCGAACTTAATATCCCCATTTCATTGGATATCGGGCAAATTGGGAGGTCGGCTTACCGTGTTATCTCCGGGGATCAATCACTGAATTACAAATTGGACGGTAATCTAAAATTTAAGGCTCTCCACTCACTTCTGGGTAACTCAAATTTGGGGATCAATAAGTCCGGCCAAATTCCAATTAGCAGATAA
- the metG gene encoding methionine--tRNA ligase: MSNRTLVTSALPYANGPIHLGHLAGAYLPADLYVRYKRLTDEDIIHICGSDEHGVPITIAAEKEGISPQNIVDKFHNRNKQIFQDFGIHFDYYGRTSSEVHHKTSQEFFMKLYENDVFVQKTEEQLYDPEAEMFLPDRYVQGTCPNCEYDEAYGDQCESCGKSLSPTDLIDPKSAITGDTPETRETTHWYLPLGDFQEDLEQWLDSRRNWKPNVKGQVKSWLDDGLADRAVTRDLSWGVPVPLDDADGKVMYVWFDAPIGYISATKEWAEEQGDPERWKAYWQDEETDLIHFIGKDNIVFHCIMFPATLMAHGNYTLPKNVPANEFLNLEGKKLSTSRGWAVWLEEYLKDFDPDLLRYVLGTILPETKDSDFSWEDFQSKVNSELADILGNFVYRTTSFTENYFDSKVPQLNSPTKKDRKTLAKIELQKQKISDAYESFNMRKAITETMNLARIGNKYFTEMEPWHTRKDDRETCANTLHVCLQITAALSVLFDPILPNKMAELRDELNIDKKLRWAHISGPILSSGAPITKGTILFEKIEDEEVERQLEKLKKRTRENEKEIDYQPLKENMEFDDFMKMDLRAGEIIEASAIEKADKLLKLKVDLGFEERTIVSGISNDFNPEEIVGQKVCVVANLAPKKLMGVESNGMILMGEESDGTLKFVGTDAAPGSPIT; the protein is encoded by the coding sequence ATGTCCAACCGCACGCTTGTTACTTCTGCACTACCTTACGCCAACGGCCCCATTCACTTAGGCCATTTAGCAGGCGCCTATTTGCCCGCTGATCTTTATGTCCGTTACAAACGACTGACTGACGAAGATATCATCCATATTTGTGGATCAGATGAACACGGCGTTCCCATTACTATTGCCGCCGAAAAGGAAGGGATCTCTCCACAGAATATTGTAGATAAGTTTCACAACCGTAACAAGCAGATATTCCAAGACTTCGGCATTCATTTTGATTACTACGGACGTACGAGTTCGGAAGTTCATCACAAGACATCACAAGAGTTTTTTATGAAACTTTATGAAAATGATGTCTTCGTGCAGAAAACCGAGGAACAGCTCTACGATCCCGAAGCTGAGATGTTTTTGCCCGACCGTTATGTACAAGGCACTTGTCCTAATTGTGAGTATGATGAAGCCTATGGCGACCAGTGTGAAAGTTGCGGGAAGTCACTTTCCCCTACCGATCTGATCGATCCCAAAAGTGCCATCACTGGCGATACGCCCGAGACCAGAGAAACTACTCACTGGTACCTGCCGCTGGGCGATTTTCAGGAAGATTTGGAACAATGGCTAGATAGCCGAAGAAACTGGAAGCCGAACGTAAAAGGACAAGTTAAAAGCTGGCTCGACGACGGACTGGCTGACCGTGCTGTTACGCGCGACCTCAGCTGGGGCGTACCCGTCCCTCTCGACGATGCTGACGGAAAAGTAATGTATGTTTGGTTTGATGCTCCCATAGGATATATCTCCGCTACCAAAGAATGGGCTGAAGAACAAGGCGACCCCGAGCGGTGGAAAGCATACTGGCAGGACGAAGAGACCGACCTTATACATTTTATAGGTAAAGACAATATCGTCTTTCACTGCATTATGTTTCCTGCTACGCTGATGGCTCACGGTAATTATACTCTGCCTAAGAATGTGCCAGCCAATGAATTTCTAAATCTAGAGGGCAAGAAGCTTTCTACTTCTCGTGGCTGGGCTGTCTGGCTGGAAGAGTATCTCAAAGATTTTGATCCCGACCTGTTGCGGTATGTGCTGGGTACTATCCTGCCCGAAACTAAAGATTCAGACTTTTCGTGGGAGGATTTTCAGAGTAAGGTAAACAGTGAACTGGCAGATATCCTCGGTAATTTTGTCTATCGCACCACCTCTTTCACCGAAAACTATTTTGACAGCAAGGTACCCCAGTTGAATAGTCCCACCAAAAAGGACCGCAAGACGCTGGCCAAAATTGAGCTGCAAAAACAGAAGATCAGCGATGCCTATGAGTCTTTTAATATGCGTAAAGCTATTACTGAGACGATGAACTTGGCACGCATCGGGAATAAGTATTTTACGGAGATGGAACCGTGGCATACCCGGAAGGACGACCGCGAAACTTGTGCTAATACACTACATGTTTGCCTGCAGATTACAGCAGCACTCAGCGTACTGTTCGATCCTATTCTTCCGAATAAGATGGCAGAACTGCGCGATGAGCTGAATATTGATAAAAAATTGCGATGGGCTCATATCTCGGGTCCTATTCTTTCCAGCGGTGCCCCCATTACCAAAGGGACGATCCTTTTTGAAAAAATTGAGGATGAAGAAGTAGAAAGGCAGCTTGAAAAGCTAAAGAAGCGAACCAGAGAAAACGAAAAAGAAATAGACTATCAACCATTGAAAGAGAACATGGAATTCGATGATTTTATGAAAATGGACCTTCGGGCGGGTGAAATCATTGAAGCTTCAGCCATCGAAAAAGCAGATAAGTTACTTAAACTTAAAGTGGATCTTGGTTTCGAAGAACGCACCATTGTTTCGGGCATATCCAATGATTTTAATCCTGAGGAAATCGTAGGCCAAAAGGTATGTGTGGTGGCAAATCTGGCGCCTAAAAAGCTAATGGGCGTCGAAAGTAACGGCATGATTCTGATGGGCGAAGAATCCGATGGTACCCTAAAGTTTGTTGGAACCGATGCTGCTCCCGGCAGTCCTATAACATAA